The genomic interval taatttttttacttcttaATCAATTACTTGAGTAGGTTTTCCGTTCAACGAAAACGTCTTTTTCAGCTAACATGAAAGAAGCTAAGCCACTACTGTATATCAGATTTGGATTCTCTACCATCAAAATAAACATCGTTCTATTTTCATCTAAACAATTAATTTGATTCTTTCGCTACGTTACGTAACTATgtgattttccttcctttattAGAAGGAGAACAATTCACCTATGTAAATATGAAACCTGACTCAATTCAAAAGCTAAAATATTACTTCTTTCggtcttttttataaaaaacaattattttataatttattaataaaaaaattatttatttaatttaaataaattaaatatatatgaatcaaaacattaatttttattaataaaattataatttaattctcttttataaaaatataaacatatcTAAATAGGGGAATATGTTATGTGATCTActataaattaatgtttatgtctgaaataattattaaattaaaattagttcaataaattaaaaataataaatacttttaaaatttaatttatcgtATCAATACTAAATAAAGATAAAGAGAgttgttaaatttaatttttaataatttataaataaaaataacttatattttttaagcttATGTTAATCATTGCtatctttaataaataaaagtaatttatctTTTCCAACTTTGAGATTATTTGTGATTATTTGAATTTAACCGTGCCATATCATactttttctcaaaaaaaaaaccttCTGAAAAAGATGTGCCACGTGATACTCATCATGAGTCACATTTGAATTGAAGTGGACGAGGAGAAGGataaatatagtattttttataaataaaatgttcGGCCAGGAGATAGCTGGCCATTAAGGAAAATGTTCACCAATTCTTTCGATTTTATCAATCCACTTTTTAATACACTATTGGAAGTTAAAatccaacaaaaataaatgaaaattgatGAACATGTACCGGCTATCCATCATTAATATTGAGCATTGTTAGCCAGAGCCAATTGGAATCTCACTGTATTGGTCTCCTTTTGACGAAAAAATGTGATCCACCCAAATTCCATACTAGTTCAGTTTGGCCCAATTTGTAGAAGCTCTTTGAGACTAGGATGGGGTCAAACAAATCAAGGGCTAAGATTAACCACTGAACATGTAGGGTCCACTGGAAAAGTATCAAAGGGAACACAAACCACATGGGTGAACATGCATTTTCATCTATGTCGTCCCATTCACGGATGGTACGGTTTTCCCATGTGTACATTATATATTAGTttctatttttagaaaaatcaattaaaatgatTACCACCTAAGAATTATTATGGCTTgagtccaaaaaaaaaaagtgtatgcCATATTTATGGTGTTTAAGGACTAATATGcaatttttacatttaaaaaaaaaaaattaataacaattttcaaaatatatagttattaatataaaaacattttacACATGTATAGTGATATATATGTATTCTTAACAAATATATTGTACATCAATCAAGTGATTGAACTCAAGTGGTTAATGAacttcaattaaaatataattgttctaagagaatttaaatttgaataatggTTAGAACGATTATTGATCAAACATTACATCGTCATATGAATTAGACTTCTACATCAAAAATCTAATATCATATGAAGAACATTTCTCTAAAGATCGTTGATCACATTATCATAATCTAACGTGGATCTACGCATCACAACAAAAATAACGTTCTCAATAGATTTTTATCTCATATCtcataaattattcttttatataagAAGTTTCttgtctaaaaataaaatatacaccaCTATTTATTACCTCTCGTTCACTTCAATCTTCCACTAACTTGAATATTAATTGAAGTATTTGTAAGTACATCATTTCATCGGAGATTTGAAACGGTCATCTTCCATCGTGTTTCATCACTTCTAGTCTTTTAAGTTCCACATATTAGTATTACTTCCTATCTATGCAATTGTCAAATTtttatcgttttttttttagaaatatttgaGTATATTCCTCTTTTATGCATCGTCAATAGAAATATTAGaaagaattgaaaatgaaaaaagaaaaacaagggAAAAAAGTCATCTAGATTCCATCTGAGCACATTTCATTTGATTTCCCTCTGCGCAGTTGACGCTGAAGCATGTGTTACGGTCAGAACATTTAGTGTACATCAATTTCTtctttataaacaattttaggaTTGTCACAATTAATTCCCCTTCTATTCTCATCCCCATCACTTTGTAATGCTAGATAAGGCTTCATTAATCTTTTATAGTTACCACTCATGGATCACCGCAACTAAATAAATGCACATTGCTCATTTGGTAATGTCCCAGACACGAAGAATTGCAATAATAAATTCATTGCACACCCTatatacaaaacaaatataataacaacttCCTCCACTAACTTATAAgcaagaaaaatattttcactGTTATTCAAAAATTCgtttaattacaattatttttttttattttatttttataaaaaaaattaaagaaggaaaaaattattacaGATATGTTATTTAAAGACAAAAGTTGACTTCATATATCacatatcatataaaatataccATGAGTTAATGTCTTTACTTTATCATTGTCATATCAtctgaagaaagaaaaaatattaataaaaaaatcaaaattgtatGTTTAAAGATATTTGATGTTGAAATTTGTgtccaaaaattattttttatttttttattaacaaagtaacattaataactattttaccaccattttcaaaataatttgaactctatattttaaaattataagacTAAACTTTTATAActgaaataatatttcaaatgtgatttattaaattgtctTTTTTTAACGTACTATCTGCAttgttaaaaaagaattatttataataagagAGTGCATTTTTTTGGTAAAGTAAAATTGCAGAGGGAAATAAGTTAACCATAAGGAAATGGAACAGGAATACTAGTAGGTGTGAACGGATtataatagtaaattaataCATGGATGTTGGTGAAGGAATGGCCTGTAATAAATGATGTATGTGTAATGTTTGGAAAGTAGAAACCTACTTCAACGGCCATTGCTGAAACTATAGTGATGATGAGTTGAAATTTTCACTTAAGGTAGGGTCTACTTGTTGTAACTGCAAAGAGTTAGCACACTACATAATAATGCAAATTAACCCAAAATATTACATCTATGCAAATTGCAAAGTGTCGGCACACAGTTAATTTAAGATTAAACATCCAAACAACAACATTCTAAAAACACTTCATTTCGAATATATTGGATTAGAAGTAGCAATTCAACAAATTTAGGCAATTAAATGGTTCACGGGgtcctaaaaaaattaattagtagcAAACCAGCATATGAAAACACACATAATCAGGGAGCTTACTTATTAAATCACCATAACCAAAATACTTATAATTTTCCGTATGAAGAATATGATTGATTACCTTAAATCATGCAAATCTCGGATCTTATGAaacaaatgtttatttattttatgaggcACGAATTCCCATTTTGTTCCCTATATATAGTATAAAATGTCCTTACATTTCTTCATAACCATACCATACTCTACCTACATTATTACTCCTCCTCTCTCCTTTTTCTTCTCATAGAGGGTAGTTCAAATAGTCATGGCACTTCCACTCTCATTCATGCTACTCTTTCTACTACTACTTCTACTTCTTGTACCTTCCTTCATTCACTCATCCCCACTTCAAGATCCTGAATTAGTAGTCCAAGATGTACAAAAGTAAGAAACTATGCATATTTTTTCTCCTATTTTATCTAGAGTTGTACACTATTGTTATTGTTTGTAATTTGTTGACGgtataaaacattttatattttcaatgtataaaaaattaaactctatattttttttaatattacacATTTATGTAGGAAATACATGGTACAAAAACAACAATAAGTCAAATGTTTCAGATCTACGAGAGATTTTTACAGTATATCTCTTTTTAAAACCTTATATTTTGAATAGAGATGTAGTgtctaaattttttgtttgatctATTGCTTTTCCCGTACTCCCCAACAATTTCATCACCATGGTAAagagtataaaaaaaatgttttatttttattttgaaggagTATTAATGGTTCAAGGAGAAACTTAGCATTTCTTTCTTGTGGAACGGGCAACCCAATTGATGATTGTTGGAGATGCGACCCAAATTGGGAAAAGAATCGTAAGCGATTAGCAGATTGTGCCATTGGATTTGGTAAACATGCAATTGGAGGCAGAGATGGTAAAATCTATGTAGTAACTGACCCTGGTGATCACCCTGTGAAACCAAAGCCAGGAACATTAAGATATGGTGTTATTCAAGAGGAACCATTGTGGATAATATTCAAGCGTGACATGGTGATTAAGCTTAAGCAAGAGTTAatgatgaattctttcaagactATTGATGGTAGAGGAACAAATGTACACATTGCAGGTGGACCTTGTATTACTATACAATTTGTGACAAATATTATCATTCATGGGATTAATATACATGATTGTAAAAGAGGTGGGAATGCTTATGTCAGAGATTCAACTACACATTATGGTTTTAGGACACTTTCTGATGGTGATGGTGTGTCAATTTTTGGTGGGAGTCATGTTTGGGTGGATCATTGTTCTCTTTCTAATTGTCGTGATGGATTAATTGATGCT from Cicer arietinum cultivar CDC Frontier isolate Library 1 chromosome 5, Cicar.CDCFrontier_v2.0, whole genome shotgun sequence carries:
- the LOC101500122 gene encoding probable pectate lyase 5, which translates into the protein MALPLSFMLLFLLLLLLLVPSFIHSSPLQDPELVVQDVQKSINGSRRNLAFLSCGTGNPIDDCWRCDPNWEKNRKRLADCAIGFGKHAIGGRDGKIYVVTDPGDHPVKPKPGTLRYGVIQEEPLWIIFKRDMVIKLKQELMMNSFKTIDGRGTNVHIAGGPCITIQFVTNIIIHGINIHDCKRGGNAYVRDSTTHYGFRTLSDGDGVSIFGGSHVWVDHCSLSNCRDGLIDAIHGSTAITISNNFMTHHNKVMLLGHSDSFTRDKNMQVTIAFNHFGEGLVQRMPRCRHGYFHVVNNDYTHWQMYAIGGSAAPTINSQGNRFLASNDNTFKEVTKREIAPQSQWKNWNWRSSGDLMLNGAFFRASGTGASSSYARASSLAAKPSSLVASITASAGSLNCRKGSRC